A region from the Ptychodera flava strain L36383 chromosome 12, AS_Pfla_20210202, whole genome shotgun sequence genome encodes:
- the LOC139145517 gene encoding leukocyte cell-derived chemotaxin 1-like encodes MKTLVIIVASLFAGVVLSAPTDSTTKDSQENTYSIKVSDHGVEKEDTIIIDEEKNIEIFQTVDSDDAEVVEDFDAGLEGIIPRNGDSCYVKPLNSGENIPPAELKSRLESSGSENVIQEQGDKDDDLYVLAGGPIKNRAVVGETIAEKCEGRNIYWLTLAEDGHQDQGRVKRSCYLYYCSLRVYLGKGRYYYHCYIVRYLC; translated from the exons ATGAAAACTTTGGTGATCATTGTTGCAAGTCTGTTCGCAGGCGTGGTTTTGTCCGCTCCAACAGATTCAACTACCAAAGACTCTCAG GAAAATACGTATTCCATCAAAGTCAGCGACCATGGGGTCGAGAAAGAAGACACAATCATCATTGATGAAGAGAAGAATATagaaatattccaaactgttgACTCTGATGATGCGGAGGTCGTTGAAGATTTTGATGCG GGTCTGGAAGGCATAATCCCAAGGAACGGTGACTCGTGTTACGTAAAACCGTTGAACAGTGGTGAGAACATCCCACCAGCAGAGTTGAAATCGAGGCTTGAAAGCTCCGGGTCTGAG AATGTAATACAAGAACAAGGAGACAAAGATGATGATCTGTACGTACTTGCTGGTGGACCAATCAAAAACCGAGCTGTCGTGGGTGAAACAATAGCAGAGAAATGTGAAGGAAGAAATATTTATTGGCTGACTCTTGCTGAAGACGGACACCAAGATCAAG GTCGCGTGAAACGTAGCTGCTACCTCTATTACTGTTCACTGCGTGTCTACCTTGGTAAAGGACGGTACTATTACCATTGCTATATAGTCCGTTATCTCTGTTGA